The following coding sequences lie in one Myxococcus xanthus genomic window:
- a CDS encoding tryptophan synthase alpha chain: MRGAGRRGAWFWACGLVLWVACSQTQPDEDADSRRPVSACEPMTCASQGMDCGIAIDGCGGTLDCGACGPGEVCGGGGRHNVCGPAPCEPTTCEALGLNCGPVSDGCEDVLDCGTCTAPESCGGGGTSNVCGEPTCTPDTCESLARNCGAVPDGCGGMLDCGVCADGLTCGGGGAPNVCGRGICKRATCDALGKDCGQVSDGCGGMLDCGACAGGLTCGGGGVPNVCGNSPCTPGTCETLGKNCGPVADGCGGMLDCGVCADGQTCGGAEPNVCGGGVCTPLTCESQGKNCGTVPDGCGGLLDCGACPAGETCGGGGVDHVCDRPLCTPTTCESQGKDCGTVPDGCGGALQCGTCANGETCGGGGTPNVCAAPSCRPYTCGLLGKDCGTVPDGCGGVLECGTCTAPESCGATGAPNVCAANASVCVDRNLGSVLPVMVKGSTAHAGDDHQSSCGGSDAPDRGFLWTAPRSALFTFDTAKSAIRSLISVRSGGCGGAELACAKDGISYGGGARVSVPLVQGQTVLVVVDSASPDRFSAGYFELHIDELRASEAGSCFDGMDNDGDRWVDCADTDCHDAPGCGGRGCAHHDLGSAMPVTFHGETADSGDGFQGTCGALLQQDRAHLWTAPRTGTYVFDTAPGEWGNALYVLTGCRGTELGCASNPNGGTGRSPAMKVTLAQGQTVLVVVDGMANPDQDTPIRYTLHISEYAETEAGRCTDGADNDADGFADAEDSDCR; encoded by the coding sequence ATGCGCGGAGCGGGGCGACGGGGAGCGTGGTTCTGGGCGTGTGGGCTGGTGCTGTGGGTGGCGTGCAGCCAAACGCAACCGGACGAGGACGCGGACAGCCGCCGGCCAGTGTCCGCCTGCGAGCCCATGACGTGCGCCTCCCAGGGCATGGACTGCGGCATCGCCATTGACGGCTGTGGCGGCACGCTCGACTGCGGCGCCTGTGGCCCCGGTGAGGTGTGCGGAGGCGGTGGCCGGCATAACGTGTGCGGACCGGCGCCCTGCGAGCCCACCACCTGTGAGGCCCTGGGGCTCAACTGCGGACCGGTGTCGGATGGCTGTGAAGACGTGCTCGACTGCGGCACCTGCACGGCGCCCGAGTCCTGCGGCGGCGGGGGCACGTCCAACGTGTGCGGCGAGCCCACCTGCACGCCGGACACCTGTGAGTCGCTGGCGCGCAACTGCGGCGCCGTGCCGGACGGCTGTGGCGGCATGCTCGACTGTGGCGTCTGCGCGGACGGCCTGACGTGCGGGGGCGGCGGCGCGCCCAACGTGTGTGGCCGCGGCATCTGCAAGCGGGCCACCTGCGACGCGCTGGGGAAGGACTGCGGACAGGTGTCCGACGGCTGCGGCGGCATGCTCGACTGTGGGGCCTGCGCGGGCGGCCTGACGTGTGGCGGCGGCGGCGTGCCCAATGTCTGCGGCAACTCACCGTGTACGCCGGGAACGTGTGAGACGCTGGGGAAGAACTGCGGGCCGGTGGCGGACGGGTGCGGCGGCATGCTCGACTGCGGCGTCTGCGCGGACGGCCAGACGTGCGGCGGCGCCGAGCCCAACGTGTGCGGCGGCGGCGTGTGCACCCCGCTCACCTGCGAGTCCCAGGGAAAGAACTGCGGCACCGTGCCGGATGGCTGCGGCGGGCTCCTGGACTGCGGCGCCTGCCCGGCGGGCGAGACGTGCGGCGGAGGCGGCGTGGACCACGTCTGTGACCGTCCCCTCTGCACACCGACCACCTGCGAGTCGCAGGGCAAGGACTGCGGCACCGTGCCGGATGGCTGTGGCGGCGCGCTCCAGTGCGGGACGTGCGCGAATGGCGAGACGTGCGGGGGCGGAGGCACGCCCAACGTGTGCGCGGCGCCTTCCTGCCGCCCGTACACCTGCGGCCTGCTGGGCAAGGACTGCGGCACCGTGCCGGATGGGTGCGGCGGCGTCCTGGAGTGCGGCACCTGCACGGCGCCCGAGTCCTGTGGAGCGACGGGCGCCCCCAACGTCTGCGCGGCGAACGCGTCCGTGTGCGTGGACCGGAACCTGGGCAGCGTGTTGCCGGTGATGGTGAAGGGCTCCACCGCGCACGCGGGGGATGACCACCAGTCCTCGTGCGGCGGGAGCGACGCGCCGGACCGGGGCTTCCTATGGACGGCGCCCAGGAGCGCGCTCTTCACCTTCGACACGGCGAAGTCGGCCATCCGCTCGCTCATCTCCGTGCGCAGCGGCGGCTGCGGGGGCGCGGAGCTGGCGTGCGCGAAGGACGGCATCAGCTACGGCGGCGGCGCGCGTGTCTCGGTGCCGCTGGTGCAGGGACAGACGGTGCTGGTGGTGGTGGACTCGGCGAGCCCGGACCGGTTCAGCGCGGGGTACTTCGAGCTGCACATCGACGAGCTGCGCGCCAGCGAGGCGGGCTCCTGCTTCGATGGCATGGACAATGATGGGGACCGCTGGGTGGACTGCGCGGACACGGACTGCCACGACGCGCCGGGCTGCGGTGGCCGTGGCTGCGCGCACCATGATTTGGGCAGCGCGATGCCGGTGACGTTCCACGGCGAGACGGCGGACTCCGGCGATGGATTCCAGGGCACCTGCGGCGCGCTGCTCCAGCAGGACCGCGCGCACCTGTGGACGGCACCACGGACGGGCACCTACGTCTTCGACACGGCGCCTGGTGAGTGGGGCAACGCGCTCTACGTGCTCACCGGTTGCCGGGGCACGGAGCTGGGCTGCGCCTCCAACCCGAATGGAGGGACCGGGCGCTCGCCCGCCATGAAGGTGACGCTGGCGCAGGGCCAGACGGTGCTGGTGGTGGTGGACGGCATGGCGAATCCCGACCAGGACACGCCCATCCGGTACACGCTGCACATCAGCGAGTACGCCGAGACGGAAGCAGGCCGGTGCACGGATGGCGCGGACAACGACGCGGATGGCTTCGCGGACGCGGAGGACTCCGACTGCCGGTAA
- a CDS encoding PAS domain S-box protein: MARPWTFAQRAGAGFIISLVVALVLAGTSVVALISVRANHKARILELSRDVLDIKQLERTFNDKVVSGRGFALSGDAFFAQDMSVARERFIATYEALKRRLTQEPLATQLEAVSHAELEHEEAMQALIMEREDGVPRQRLEQIFDGHVADTRRRTMDSLRILHQQTEARLSQGIHESLATDRSALGLSLLAGSLGLAGATMLAWTLTRRLRPIQQEAEASAERFQLLVEGVRDYALFLLDARGRVESWNPGAERIMGYREAEILGQPSSVFYPPDAVAAGIPDKDLARARRDGRLHTEGWRVRKDGSRYLADTNVTVLQDAHGQPRGFAKVTRDITERRRAERTQQLLAEAGGLFHQFQDPDQTVAELTRIMVPEVADACLLFLMTTSGDLWPRAVAHAVPEKEAWLWDAARRFPPPRDSQWGIWQVMRTGRSELKSDVSPETLSEGLVGPEPLSLMEKVGVRSYLGVPLRVGRQTRGVFVLLTSAPERRLTVTDQVFVEEVAGRAALAGQRPALERGAGCGGAHRRGGARLGQSVEHAAVAAAKASADGARG, encoded by the coding sequence GTGGCACGTCCGTGGACGTTCGCGCAGCGCGCGGGCGCCGGCTTCATCATCTCGTTGGTGGTGGCGCTCGTGCTGGCGGGAACGTCCGTGGTGGCGCTGATCTCCGTGCGGGCCAACCACAAGGCGCGCATCCTGGAGCTGTCCCGGGACGTGCTGGACATCAAACAACTGGAGCGGACCTTCAACGACAAGGTCGTCAGTGGGCGGGGCTTCGCTTTATCGGGAGATGCCTTCTTCGCCCAGGACATGTCCGTCGCGCGCGAGCGCTTCATCGCCACCTATGAAGCCCTGAAGCGCCGGCTCACCCAGGAGCCCCTGGCCACGCAACTGGAGGCCGTCTCCCACGCGGAGCTGGAGCACGAGGAGGCCATGCAGGCGCTCATCATGGAGCGCGAGGACGGCGTGCCCCGCCAGCGGCTGGAGCAGATTTTCGACGGCCACGTGGCGGACACGCGCCGCCGCACCATGGACAGCCTTCGGATACTCCACCAGCAGACGGAGGCCCGGCTGTCCCAGGGCATCCATGAGAGTCTGGCCACGGACCGCAGCGCGCTCGGGCTGTCCCTGCTCGCGGGGAGCCTGGGCCTCGCGGGGGCGACGATGCTGGCGTGGACGCTGACGCGCAGACTGCGGCCCATCCAACAGGAGGCAGAGGCCAGCGCGGAGCGCTTCCAGCTCCTCGTGGAGGGGGTGCGCGACTACGCCTTGTTCCTGCTGGACGCGCGGGGCCGGGTGGAGAGCTGGAACCCGGGCGCGGAGCGCATCATGGGCTACCGCGAGGCGGAAATCCTGGGCCAGCCCTCCAGCGTCTTCTATCCGCCGGATGCGGTGGCGGCGGGGATTCCGGACAAGGACCTGGCGCGGGCCCGGAGGGATGGGCGGCTGCACACGGAGGGCTGGCGGGTGCGCAAGGACGGCTCGCGCTACCTGGCGGACACCAACGTCACCGTGCTCCAGGACGCGCACGGGCAGCCGCGCGGCTTCGCCAAGGTGACGCGCGACATCACCGAGCGGCGCCGGGCCGAGCGCACGCAGCAGTTGCTGGCGGAGGCAGGGGGCCTCTTCCACCAGTTCCAGGACCCCGACCAGACGGTGGCTGAGCTGACGCGCATCATGGTGCCGGAGGTGGCGGACGCCTGTCTGCTCTTCCTGATGACGACCAGTGGCGACCTCTGGCCTCGCGCGGTGGCGCACGCGGTGCCGGAGAAGGAGGCGTGGCTGTGGGACGCGGCGCGGCGCTTTCCGCCACCGCGAGACTCGCAGTGGGGCATCTGGCAGGTGATGCGCACGGGACGCTCCGAGCTCAAGAGCGATGTGTCCCCGGAGACGCTGTCAGAGGGACTGGTGGGCCCCGAGCCCCTGTCCCTGATGGAGAAGGTGGGCGTGCGCTCCTACCTCGGTGTGCCGCTGCGGGTGGGGCGGCAGACGCGCGGGGTGTTCGTGCTGCTGACGTCCGCGCCGGAGCGCCGGTTGACGGTGACGGACCAGGTCTTCGTGGAGGAGGTGGCGGGGCGGGCCGCGCTCGCGGGACAACGCCCGGCTCTGGAGCGAGGCGCAGGATGCGGTGGAGCTCATCGGCGTGGCGGCGCACGACTTGGGCAATCCGTTGAACACGCTGCAGTTGCTGCTGCGAAGGCTTCAGCGGATGGAGCTCGCGGGTGA